CGGGCCAGACCTCGCGATAGTGAAAGCGATTGTGAGCCGGTTCAATCGCGCCATTGTCGACGATAGACGAAACTTACCTAACGGCGGTCGCCTTTGGGTTGCTGACCCTCTTCAGCGCACACAACTCAGCGCAGAGCTCGAACGCATGGGCTTCAAGTGGTCTGACAGACGCCTAGCCTGGTACTTCCCTGAAAATTAATGAGCATCTTCAACATCTTTAAACGTGCAGCGTCGAATACATCGGCCGCTCCAGTTCTGAAAACACTTTGGTCAGCGGATGGCGTGCGAGTCGAGTTTTCGGACCCATTGCCCGAGCCGACTCAGGATGCCTTGTTAGACGCTTTGTCTGCTGCTAGCGCGGAGGAGTCTGTCCTAGGCGCTTATCTTGCTCAGCTTGTCTCCGATGAGCAATGTAAGCTGCAACGCGATGCTGCTATCGTACGTTGGGAAGACATCTACCAGCTTCAAACCTCGGCTGAGCACGTCGGCGCTCTCGCGTTACTCGACCTGCCTCCGGTAGGCCCTCTGCGACCAATCATCGATTCGACAGGAACGCTATCGGGTCGAGACTTCGAACTGGAGGTCACAGGCTGGACTGATGGGAGTAAGCAACTGCGCGTCACTGAGCTAATCGGTGGTATCGCGACGGTGGACGGCAGACCGCAGATGCTCACTCGAGCAGCTTGGCGAACAGCATCGGAAATCGCAACATTTAGAAGTCGGGATGACGGTGAGCGGTCACAGAATCATCATGAACTTGCTTGGGCCCGTATTCGAAGATTCGCAGACGAAGCCCAAGCGCTGTACGCGAACCCTTATCTCGAAACCACCCTTGTTCTAAGCCCCGAGACCTTGCGTCTTCCGCAGTCAAAAGCCGAGACGCCATTTGGGAAAGTGTTGACGGTCGCTCCAACTTTTGATGGTGCTCCCGACGGTTGGCTAACTGCGTTTGATGGCTTTAACTCTGTGCAACCTCACTACGACTTGACGCGAGGTGCGGGACGGGTGCGTGTAGTCATATCCGAACCGGTTCGCAAAGTCCTTGAGGTCATCAAGCGGGAGATGCCAGGGCGCCGGGTGGCCGGTTCAAAGGCAGAGAAGTTTGTACACAATCCTTTCGCCTTCTTGGGTGACGCCGCCCATGAGGTATTCAGAGAGGACGAATTCGAAGCCGATAGAGCTGAAGCTGGTGCGGTTGAAGCCATCTTTAGCCTGGTAACGCGTACTTCCAACGCCAGGGTCGATAGTGTTGACCTCTTGGTCACTGAGCACTATGCCAATGGAGCTGCTTCCACTGATTGCGAAGTTTTCAATACGCCTGAGGAGCTTGAAGAATTCCTCTCCGCGTTAAAGCGTGCGCTCGAAGACGATTTGCAAAAACTCAAGTGGGGCGAGTACGACCTGACCATCGACGGACATTGTACTGTCCAGTTAGAGCAAGGAGAGCAAGTTGCCCACGTCTGGCGCATGCAGCCGGCCGAGCGCATCGACTTCAATGATGTCTACGAAATGGAGGGGTATAGCTCGCGTATCGAAGGAATTGGGCCTGCCAGACCCATCTATGTGCCGGTCTTTCAGAAGGACAAAACGGAGGAGGAGAAGGAGGGTGTTTGGCTCCCTTCTGACTTGACTCCTATGGTTCGGGTTACGTTGCAGGACCATGAAGGTCAGGTAGTGATTCCTTTGACCAAAGAATGGGTCAAGACCTTTGACCAGCAAGTTGAGCGAGCAGAGCTAGATGGAAGCCCTAGTGTTAGCAATCCGAGCTTACCAACAGCGATTGCAACACCGCAGGCGCGCCAGCTCGTTGATAGCTTCAAGAGCATGGTCGATGCGCAGGAGCGTGTTCGAGGTGACGTCGCGGGTGCACCAAAAGACAAAAAAGGGCCGCGTCAGACGCTGCTGGTCAAGACAAATTTCTACGACGTCGATTACGTGGAAGAGCGGCGCACGTCCTTAGCCTTACCGGCGGGTTGGAGTGCCAAACTCCCGCGGTGCCTACGCCCGTCCATCAAGCTGAAGCAGCACCAGCTTTACGGCATTGCTTGGTTCCAGCATCTTGTTTCGAAAGCCCCTACTGAGTGTCGTGGCGCTCTTCTGGCGGACGATATGGGGTTGGGTAAGACAGTCCAACTTTTGTCAGTTCTGGCTTGGTATTACGAACACAATCCCAACGCTGCACCGTCCATCATTTTCGCCCCGAAGAGCCTCCTCGAGAACTGGGAAGGTGAGTCAAAGAAGTTCTTCAATGACTCGTTCCCAGAAGTTCTTGTTCTCTACGGAGACAAGTTAAAGGAGCGGAAGCAGCCACTTGGGCTAATCGACGAAGGGCTTCGTGATAAGGGAATCGTCGACCTGTTGAGGCCAGGTTGGGCCAGCACCGCCAAGGTCATCATCACAACGTATGAAATGTTGACCTCCTATGAGTTTTCGTTAGCCAAGCAGCCATTTGCTTTTCTCATCTGCGACGAGGCCCAACGTATTAAAACTCCGGGCACTTTAGTGACCTTGGCTGCCAAAAAGCTCAAGGCGGACTTTCGTATCGCATGTACAGGAACCCCCGTTGAGAACTCCCTTGCTGACCTATGGTGTCTCTTTGACCTGGTACAGCCTGGCTTGCTCGGGGCGCTCGAAGAGTTCGGGAAAAAGTACCGGAGGCCTATCGAATGTGATACGGAGGAGCAAAGAGATGCTCTTCAACGTCTACAGTCATTGATTGCGCCGCAAACCCTGAGGCGCACGAAAGCAGACATCGCGAGCGAGCTGAAGGCGAAGCTTTTCGCGTTCACATCAGTTAAAGAACAGGGACTCAGTTTCAAGGCGCTTCTGGAAGAGACCGAGCGGCTTGAGATTCCTATGACTGAGCACCAGCGGATACTGTACAAGGGCGGCCTCAAGAAGCTACAAGACGCAAACGCTGAATCGAACAGCAAAAAGCGAGCGCAACTGTCGTTTGGAGCACTGCACTTGATGAAGGCGGTATGCGCCGAGCCCTACTGTCTACCAGGTACGAAGTTCTTGATGGACAAGTCAGGGTTTGACGTCCACCTCAAGAACTCCCCTAAGATGAAGTGGCTTTTGGACCGGTTGGCTGCGGTTAAGGCTGCTGGCGAAAAGGCTATTGTGTTCACTGAACTTCGGGAAGTGCAGGCAGCCCTGTACTACTTCCTCAACAAGACATTCGGTATCAAACCTTCTATTATCAACGGCGACAAGCAGGGAAGGCAGGCTTACATTGATAAGTTCACTGCTTCGCAAGGGTTCGATGTCATCATTTTGTCGACTCTCGCAGCTGGCGCAGGACTCAATATCACGGCAGCTAACCACGTCTTCCACTTTACGCGTGCTTGGAATCCATCGAAAGAGGCGCAGGCTACTGACCGGGCTTTCCGCATCGGGCAGCAAAAAGACGTTTTTGTGTACTGCCCGACTATCGTTGCTGATGACTTCAACACTTTCGAAGTGCGCCTCGACCAAATCTTGAAACGCAAGGCTGGGCTCGCGGGAGCGACGCTTGACGACGGCGGGCTCTCGGCAATGCTCAATGGTTCCGGAGGCGACGTCGGCTTTGCAGACCTGGTAGACAACATCGGCATTGGCGAGCGGGTAGTAAAGCACTACTTGACGATGGACGACGTCGACCGTATGGATGGCGCTGGCTTTGAGGTGTTCTGTTGTCTCCTATGGCAGAAGCTTGGCTTCCAGGCCCGTATCACGGAAAAACGCCGAGGGGACGGGGGCGTTGATGTCGTCGCAATTAAAGGGCGCAAGGGCGAGCTACTTCAGTGCAAGAGCTCCAAGGCGTCTAGTATCGGCTGGGAGGCAATCAAGGATGTTACTGGTGGGGCTGCTGGTTACCAAGTCAGGTACCCCAACACCTTATTCACGCGCGTGGCCGTGACCAATCAGATGTTCACGCAGGGAGCCATGACGCACGCAGTCGAGAATAAGGTCCAGGTCGTGACGCGCGCAAGTTTAGAAGAGTTACTTGGCCTATATCCAACGACAAACCATGAGTTCGACGAAGCTCTTCAGGCTTGGGCGATGAACTAAGTTTCATCGTACACACCATCGGTGACAACTAACGGCAGAATTGCGGCTTTGAAGTGCCCGGTGGGCTCCGGATTAATCAACATGGCCTCGATGTTATGGACAAAGCGCAGCGCAATGGAGCATAGCTAGAGACACGGTAGTCGGTCGAGCCGCTACAACCCTGCCATGCTCACCACGGTTAAGCGCAGGCGAGAGCGCGACTGGTCTCGCGAGTCGAAACCGCTCTCACTCATGGCTCACTCGCGAACACTTAAGATGCTTTTTGTCGTGCGACAGAGGCCATGCCTCTGAAGCGTAACTGTCGCCTTGTAACCGTCTAAATATACATGTCCTAAACGAAATTTTCGCAGTAGAATGATTTCAAACAGACAACTCATTCATGTGGAAATATCGTGATGAATCTAACTTCTCAAGCATTCCCACTGGTGGCCTTATTACTCGGCGCTTGCCTGATGTGGCTATTGATGGCTAACCGAATTAAGTCTGCATGTCTGGCTGCTGTGGCGACAGCGACAACGGGACTGCAAGTTGAAATGGCACAGGCGGCCGAAAAAGCTCGTTCGGCAACGGCTGAACTAGAGGCAGCTAGACAAGATGCACGTCAGAAGACACAGTCATTGGCCGTCCTCCAAGGTACTCTCGATGAGCTGAGCGATGAGCAGGCGCGACTCACCGAACGGATTTCCCGGCTACCTGTAGTCGAGGCTGAGCTACGGTCGGCAGCGGAACAACTGAAGACAAGCCTTGATGAGAATCGTCGACTGTCAAGTAGCGAAGCGCAAAAGGCTCAATCTATCGAGTCATTGCGAGAGCGTTTTGAGGCACTTCAACTTGCCCATAGCTCACTGGAGCAGCAATGTCGCGAGG
This window of the Massilia sp. WG5 genome carries:
- a CDS encoding SNF2-related protein, coding for MSIFNIFKRAASNTSAAPVLKTLWSADGVRVEFSDPLPEPTQDALLDALSAASAEESVLGAYLAQLVSDEQCKLQRDAAIVRWEDIYQLQTSAEHVGALALLDLPPVGPLRPIIDSTGTLSGRDFELEVTGWTDGSKQLRVTELIGGIATVDGRPQMLTRAAWRTASEIATFRSRDDGERSQNHHELAWARIRRFADEAQALYANPYLETTLVLSPETLRLPQSKAETPFGKVLTVAPTFDGAPDGWLTAFDGFNSVQPHYDLTRGAGRVRVVISEPVRKVLEVIKREMPGRRVAGSKAEKFVHNPFAFLGDAAHEVFREDEFEADRAEAGAVEAIFSLVTRTSNARVDSVDLLVTEHYANGAASTDCEVFNTPEELEEFLSALKRALEDDLQKLKWGEYDLTIDGHCTVQLEQGEQVAHVWRMQPAERIDFNDVYEMEGYSSRIEGIGPARPIYVPVFQKDKTEEEKEGVWLPSDLTPMVRVTLQDHEGQVVIPLTKEWVKTFDQQVERAELDGSPSVSNPSLPTAIATPQARQLVDSFKSMVDAQERVRGDVAGAPKDKKGPRQTLLVKTNFYDVDYVEERRTSLALPAGWSAKLPRCLRPSIKLKQHQLYGIAWFQHLVSKAPTECRGALLADDMGLGKTVQLLSVLAWYYEHNPNAAPSIIFAPKSLLENWEGESKKFFNDSFPEVLVLYGDKLKERKQPLGLIDEGLRDKGIVDLLRPGWASTAKVIITTYEMLTSYEFSLAKQPFAFLICDEAQRIKTPGTLVTLAAKKLKADFRIACTGTPVENSLADLWCLFDLVQPGLLGALEEFGKKYRRPIECDTEEQRDALQRLQSLIAPQTLRRTKADIASELKAKLFAFTSVKEQGLSFKALLEETERLEIPMTEHQRILYKGGLKKLQDANAESNSKKRAQLSFGALHLMKAVCAEPYCLPGTKFLMDKSGFDVHLKNSPKMKWLLDRLAAVKAAGEKAIVFTELREVQAALYYFLNKTFGIKPSIINGDKQGRQAYIDKFTASQGFDVIILSTLAAGAGLNITAANHVFHFTRAWNPSKEAQATDRAFRIGQQKDVFVYCPTIVADDFNTFEVRLDQILKRKAGLAGATLDDGGLSAMLNGSGGDVGFADLVDNIGIGERVVKHYLTMDDVDRMDGAGFEVFCCLLWQKLGFQARITEKRRGDGGVDVVAIKGRKGELLQCKSSKASSIGWEAIKDVTGGAAGYQVRYPNTLFTRVAVTNQMFTQGAMTHAVENKVQVVTRASLEELLGLYPTTNHEFDEALQAWAMN